ATGAGCAATAAGCTTATAGCTTTAGAAGATGTTTCCTATGAACTTGGATTACTAAAGTTTCATATACCCCTATAcacaacaattttttgtaattgtATATCCATCTATACCTTTGATTTCCTTCACATATTTATTAACCATTTTAAATAGATTTTGAGATGTTACATTCTCCTTCACTTTACGAAAAAAGAGTTGATGAGGCTAGTGGACATGATTCTGTAcactatacacatacatacatacctaagAAATATTATCTACTCTCACAAATTCATCTAAATATAATGTAATAAAagcttacaattttattttttcctttacatctgaTTTTTCTAGTTCAATAGGACAATTTAAATCATTTCCTAGCCATTAGTTATTCATCAATGTGTGTTATGAAAGTTGGGAATGCCtataaaagaaaatatataatGGATAGTCTATTATAGGAGACCctctagtcaaaatatgaaaataaacatTGAATTGAATAGTTTTTTTTCTATTTGTGACACTTACATTGTCTTTTCAAATTGAGCTTGAATTATGCCTTCACATGTAGCAATGTTTTCCTTTTTTTAAATATACTCATCATATTCTAGTGCATATTTAACTTGAAAAAATTATTCTCATCACTATTTTCCTTGTCCATCtatgatttatttttcataaatttaccaatatattttctatggtgtcaaattttggCTTTAATATATTGTCCCTAACATATCTCTAATTACAAATCTCTCACCTATATTTTATGGAACGGTTATCTTTATTTCATTCTCCACCAATCAAACAATATGTACTTTGACACCCAATCAATCTAAGAATTCCTTTATAGACCCAATTCTTGCCCTATTTTCTATTTTACCTttctttttcccatttgtgttAGATATTCATTTTCTTGATCACCTTTTGAGGctgatttattaatattttgattcttGTTGTGACCATAAGGCATTCCCTTGTTCCTTGATATATGGTGTAAATCTTGATTTTGTAGGTTGATATGCTACACTACATACTACGGAAGTATGATATTATATTTCTACATTTTGATGAGCACCCCTATGAACCACTTTAATAATTGAAATACTCCTCTATATCCTTAATGTATTAGAAAGTATTAAAATTTAATTGTGTTTAAATTCACCATTAAAGAATCAATATTAACAATGTTATTATCATCTCTAATAATGAAactaaatattcaaaattaaataaaggaatcaTAGGTCCCTAGGCTTTAGATGTATCACTAATAGTAATATCATATCtaagaatgaaatgaaatgaataaattaacaagaaatatttaatattcatagaATTTAAAAAGAAACTAAACTTTCCTGTAGTATATTATCAATAAGtcaataaaaaaaatagaattttaggTAGGAAGCATATACTAGACATAGAAGAAATCAActaaaaagaataataaataattctttCAAAGACATGAAGATTCAAAAATGAATTCAATATAAATTGAGAACATGATCAAATGTATAAAGAATAATTGAGAGTTTTATTTGTGTTCATATGAATTCAAATTTGATGAAACTTGTTAAGTTTTAAAATGATAGACAAAATATGGTGAATCTCATTATATCATACAAAGGTGTATATATACATTGGGTAGTGAATTTATCCCTAATATGATTCCCCATTTATCACAGGTAGGCTAACATAGTTAAAATATTCTAAGTAAATGCTTCAAAAATATGAATGTGGTTATTTAATAGTCTTCCTTTTATATAAAGGGtaaatattttcacatttttttcTATTGATCTCATAACAATTTAATTCTTATTAATTAGAATTTTCTTGTCAATGAATACTTATTAGGACGTGTTTTGTTATATAGTTCTTTGTGTTATGGACAAGGAGAATTGACCTTGTTGTAGATAATAGaagataaaaatattttttacatttttctaGAGTTCAACTTCAAACCTTTCTTAGAGGTGTGGATTTTTCATACCTGTTTTAAATTGTTTTAAATTGTGTTTTTTAAATGAGATTTGGGATAGATTGCCTTATGTCATAGAATATGTGTATGTGTGGAGAAACGTGATATATTGATTGTcttggttaattaaataaatatatgatcaataaATCTAAATTAACATAGGAAATACAAATGAGATAGATCACTAATTTAAAGTGAAGACAACAATTAAATGTGTGGATAAGGAGCACATAAATCTAAAATAGGTGATCATGTTTTAAATTAATTTGCCAATACCAAATTAATTATCTTGGTGTGATGATTGTCTCAAAATCTTTACTATCTTAGAAATATATATGGCTAATCCTAAGTACTAAAAGTTTGATCCAAAATGATGTGAGCGTGATCTATTATATGTTATTGATTTGTACTATGTGGGAATCATATGATAGAATCTACATTGATAAACTCGCTTGCCTTTGGCTTCTTCATATCCAAGTTTGTTGAGATGATGTTTAAGAAAACCTTTGAGAAGACTATTATTTTGATAATTGAGTATGTTCTCCCAGGTCAACCCCCTTGGTGGACTGAATTAAGGAAGAtaagaaatattgaagataatattttaaaaatgTCAATGGTTTGTATACAAACATGAGTTTTTGTCCTTCAAGATGTCAGAGTGTGCTATAATTTTtttgttattcaatttttttctcctTTCTTGATGATCCTTCCAATTATTAAATTATTTGCATATTGAATGTCTTTAAATGTCATGACATAGGAACATGCTGCATAAAACATGTGTTATTAGTCTCATAATGTCTAGTAGAAAAAGTTAGAAAGTATAAATTTCAATTTCAGGATCATTCTCATATACCTTGGGATTGAACTAAGTCAATCTGGCATAACATGGAACTGAACCACAAAGATAAAATGACAATCTTGAATTTAGAGGCAAATACATGGAAGTGAGTGCAAATGAAGATGAAACTAGAAAAATGTAGAATAAACATAAATAGAAATTGTTAAAAAGAATAATAAAACAAATAAAGACAAAAAAAAGGCTACAAATCAAACCCAACACAAGAATATACAATTTATCAATATATTACATTCTGCTAAAATAAACTTAAACACACAAATTTTCCaactcttattattattataaataatggAAGGAATTGcactcttttatttctctttttctttattctGTAAAGTAATCCCTGCATCAACCTACCCAATAAACCAATAAGCATATAAGTGCCTATCCACCATTATATTGCAAATCTGGCGTATATTTGCTAGTATTTTATATCTGATGTCAAAAAATATTATAAAGATTTAAATAGACATTTTCAATTATTGTTCAAAAGTCTTAATCTTTACAACGCCAAACAGATGCTAGAATCAATTGACGATCTTGCCATGCCAAAGACAAGGTCCTTCCTAAATCTTTCTGCAGAAGCTTGAACCCTCCTCCTCCTTCAAAGGAACTACAGTGCTGCCTTGACTGCAGAAGAAGCTTTGCTTGACTCACAGATCTACTGCTGAAACCAACCTGTGCAAATCCTCCTCTCTCCATCCTCCCCTTCCATGTCTCCCACTTATCATGGGTTTCTCTTCTTCCCATCATTTTCCCAACACCATCATCTCTGATACTGTTCTTTATCTGCTCCCCAAGATGAAAAGTCTCAATTCTAAGCCTCTCTGCACTCTGCAATGGCAGACACTCATCCATGGAATCAAACAGAGCAGCATAGTAATGAAGGGACTCCATGAATCTTGACAAGAATGTTGTGGGGCTCTGGCTTGCTTCATGCTCCACCACAACAACTATCTTAGGTCTAAGAGACTCAATACTTCTCAATCTGCTGCAGAGAAGAGTCTGAGAGCTGGCCAACTTATTCAAATACAGAACCAAGTTTACTGCAACAGTTTCATCTTCTTTGATCTGCAGGCTCTCAATTGAGATTCCTTTTGAGGTATCTTCAAGAAAAGGATGGAACTCAAAGGAGGTCAATCCACAACTGTGTGCAAAGCCAGTCAGTCGAATTCCAGTGGCTTTCAGCACATTCACGTCTCTTCCAAACCCACTTATACGAAGAGAAGGAACATCTTCTTCCTCAGACAGGGACTGAATCAAAGAAGACCATTGAATACCATGAGAAATATCAAAATCCACTATGTGAAGCTTCTTCTTGCCTTCAAAAGCCTCAATTATGGCCTGGTTTGCTGTGAGATGAGCGAATTGATAGAATGGAGAGACTCTGTAAAATGCTATGTGGGCTTCAGACTGTAATTGATCTGGGTCTCCTGCAACCACTCTGTTCTTGAATAATGGGGTGGGTGACTTCAATTTGGCTGACAGAGCCTCTGCAAAATGGGCTGCAACTCGTTCTATTGAATTCCCACTCTTGCTAACTCTTGAATAGAGCCTCCTTAGCAAATTCTCTGCCATGTCTTTCTTGTTCTCTGCAATGGAAGAAGCACAATTGAGAAGCAAACAGATCAGTTGCAGACCAGGGGATCTTTCTGCTTCTTTAACAACCTTCTTCTTCTGCTGCACAAGATTTCTACTTTGCTTCACCAAAAGATCTCTTTTATCTTTTGTTGTGGGCACAAACAAATTGGGTGCTCTGTAATTCTCATAAAAATTCTCCTCATCTCCA
This genomic stretch from Cryptomeria japonica chromosome 8, Sugi_1.0, whole genome shotgun sequence harbors:
- the LOC131048381 gene encoding GRAS family protein RAM1, which encodes MALISDGYELIDYFQRGGEPIARLQISRPKRPFLELNESGSSPSSSEQDWREGKKSKHVKALRGDEENFYENYRAPNLFVPTTKDKRDLLVKQSRNLVQQKKKVVKEAERSPGLQLICLLLNCASSIAENKKDMAENLLRRLYSRVSKSGNSIERVAAHFAEALSAKLKSPTPLFKNRVVAGDPDQLQSEAHIAFYRVSPFYQFAHLTANQAIIEAFEGKKKLHIVDFDISHGIQWSSLIQSLSEEEDVPSLRISGFGRDVNVLKATGIRLTGFAHSCGLTSFEFHPFLEDTSKGISIESLQIKEDETVAVNLVLYLNKLASSQTLLCSRLRSIESLRPKIVVVVEHEASQSPTTFLSRFMESLHYYAALFDSMDECLPLQSAERLRIETFHLGEQIKNSIRDDGVGKMMGRRETHDKWETWKGRMERGGFAQVGFSSRSVSQAKLLLQSRQHCSSFEGGGGFKLLQKDLGRTLSLAWQDRQLILASVWRCKD